The Saccharothrix violaceirubra genome segment GATCACCCGGTCGGAGGCATTGGACGTCGCGCTGTGCTACGGCTGGATCGACGGCAAGGCGTACTCCGGGGACGTGCCGGACGGGTGGTGGGCCCAGCGGTTCTCGCCGCGGCGCAAGCGCAGCCCGTGGTCGAAGATCAACTGTGGTCGGGTCGAGGAGCTGATCGCGGAGGGCCGCATGCGCCCGCCCGGTCTGGCACAGGTGGACCAGGCCAAGGAGGACGGCCGCTGGGGTGCCGCGTACGCGCCGCAGAGCACCGCCGAGGTGCCCGCCGACCTGCGGGCGGCGTTGGACGCCTCGCCGGTGGCCGCCGAGAGGTTCGACGCCCTGAGTCGCAGCAACCGGTACCAGATCCTGCTGAACGTGGAGAAGGCCGTGAAGCCGGAGACGCGGGCGCGGCGCATCGCCAACTACGTCCTGAAGTTGGCTTCGGACGGTCCTTTCCGGGCGTGACCGGCGTCGGGTAGCGTGCGGATCATGGTGAGTCCCGAGTCGGACGAGTCGGGGGCTTTCGGTCACGCCGTCAGCCCCTAGGACCGCTCGAACGCGCCCCGGGGGCGGGCGGTGGTGACGAGACGACCTCTTCGGCCTCTCCTCACCTCGGAGTCCTCCCTTTCCCGCATCGCTGTACCTGCTCGCCCTGGCCGTCTTCGCCATGGGCACCTCGGAGTTCATGCTCGCCGGGTTCCTGCCGGACCTCGCCGGGGACCTGCACGTCACCGTCGGCACGGCCGGCACGCTCACCACCGCGTTCGCGGTCGGCATGGTCGTCGGCGCACCGCTCGTGGCCGTACTCGCCCGCCGGTGGTCGGGTCGGGTGCTGCCCGGATTCGTGCTGGTGTTCCTGGCGACCCACGTCGTGGGCGCGACCACCTCGTCGTTCGCGGTGCTGTTCGCGACCAGGGTGGTCGCGGCGCTCGCGTACGCGGGATTCCTCGCCGTGGCGCTGACGACCGCGACCGGACTGGTCCCACCCGACCGGACGGGCCGTGCCCTCGCGGTGTTGCTGTCGGGCACCACCCTGGCGACGGTCGTCGGCGTGCCCGGAGGGGCGGTGCTCGGCGCGCTGTCCGGGTGGCGGTCCGCGTTCTGGGTCGTCACGCTGCTGTGCGTCCCGGCGGCGGTGGGCGTTCTCACCGGACGCCCCGCGCGAACCGCACCCGCGGCACGACCGGCCCTGCGCTCGGAGTTCGCCCTGCTCGGACGTCCGCGACTTGCCCTGGCCATGCTGCTCGGCGCCTTGGTGAACGCGGCGACGTTCGGCGGCTTCACCTTCCTGGCACCGGTCGTGACCGACACCGCCGGACTGGACGGACTGTGGGTACCTGTCGTCCTGATGCTCTTCGGCGTCGGGTCCTTCTTCGGCGTCACGGCCGCGGGCCGGCTGTCCGAGCGGCACCGCGACCGGGTCCTCGCGGTCGGCGGCCCCCTGCTGTCGCTCGGGTGGGCCGCCCTGGCACTACTGGCGGACGAGTCGGTCGCCCTCATGATCCTGGTGCCCGTCCAGGGCGCCCTGTCGTTCGCCGTGGGCGGCGTGCTGATCACGCGGGTGGTGCACGAGGCTTCCGGGGCGCCGACCCTGGCCGGCGCCTACGCGACCGCCGCGCTCAACGTCGGCGCCGCCGTCGGGCCGCTGGTGGCGGCGGGCACGTCGGGAACCCGGGGACCGCTCTGGGCGAGCGTGGCTTTGGTCGCCTTGGCGTCGCTCATCGCGTTCGCCGCGCGGAACGTCCTTACCGCACGGGAAGCCCACGACGCAGGGTCCGGAGAAAGGCGTCGAACCCGCCGTCGGTGAAGGACAGCTCACGCTTGTCCGGGTCCTTCGAGTCCCGGATCGCGCGGACGCCCAGCGTGGCGGCGACCTCGACGCACTGTTCGGGGTTGCCCACGCTGTGGCTGGACTTGCGCCATCGTCCGTCGTTCATCCTCGTGCCCTTTCAGCGCTTGTGGTTCAGGTCGTACTTCTCGGCGATGGCCGCGGCACAACGCATCAGCACCCGCCGCGCGTCGTCGCCCTCGGCCGCGACCGTCCACAGGGAGTCGGCGAGTTTGTGGTAGGTGGCGAGGTCGACGGGCGAGTCGGTGTCGATCTCGCTGTCGACGGTCTCGACGAGGACGCGGTGGCCCACGATCCAGAAGCCGTTGGTCGGCACGCTCGGGAGCACGGTGTCGAGCGGAATGATGCCGAAGCGGACGGCGGCCAGGCCGATCAGCGCGAGGAGCCGGTCGATCTGGGCGAGCATGACGTCGGGCGGGCACACGAAGTAGCGCAACGCCGATTCGCACATCAGGAGTTCGATGCTCTTGGTGCTGTCGTACAGGACACGCTGGCGTTCGAGGCGGATGCGGACGGCTTCATCGGTGTCCGGCGGGGTTTCCTGCAACTCCGCTGCGGTGACGAAGACGTGGCGGGCATATTCGGCGATCTGCACGAGCCCGGGGACGACCATGAGTTCGAAGGCGCGAATCCTGGTCGCGGCACCCTCGACCTCGACGCTGTACCGCTGGCGGTCGCCGTGCCCCTTGCGCAGCCGGTTCTTCCAGGAGTTGGTCTCGATGCGCATGCCGCGCAACTCGTCCCGCATCCGGGTGGCGACCGGTGCCGGCGCCTCGACCGCGTCGAGCCACGCCGCGACATCGGCATCCGTCGGGTCCTGCCGGTTGTTCTCGATCTTCGAGACCTTCGACGGGTGCCAGCCGAGCCTGTCGGCGAACTCCTTGCCGTTGAGGCCGGCTCCAATGCGGAGGAACCGCAGTTCGTCGGCGAACTCGACTCGACGCTTGTCCGGCGTGCTGCTCACGGTCTCCTCTTGATGGCTATCGCGATACGTACCGCTCGAACGCGACCGAATGCCGCCACGCCCGGTCGCGGTGGTGCCTGTACCGCGCCACCGTAGCCGGATCGGTCACGATCTCCGCACCGTCGAGCCCCGTCGGGGTGAAGCGCAGGATCGCCAGTCGTTCGTCGTCGAACAGCCAGAAGTCGTGTTCGGGCAGGTCGAGCCCCTGGGCCAGGGCTTGCGGAAGCACTCGGATGATCTCCCCGGCGTGGCGGCGGGGGCCTCGGGGTCGGTGACGACGGAACCTTGGACCACGTAGGTGTCCCGGTCGGTCAGGTAGAGGTTCGGGCAGGACCCGGTATTGCCCGTCGAGCCCAGGAAGGTCAACTTCGACACGAGGTCGTCGGCGACGACATCCACATCGCCGTCGGGCGCCAGGAGATCGACCTCGTGCTCACCCCACGAGCCACGCGGGAACCGCTGAGCCGCCGCACGGACGCCTTGAATGCCCCGGCCGCGCCCGACTCCCCTGACGCCGTGGACGACTGCGCCGACCACTCGACAATCCGACCCTGATCGGGAAACACCCGTCCGGACCGAGGACGTCGGCATGTCATCACGACAGTTCAGATGGCTTCCCCACGAGGGACACCGGCACGCCGTTCAGACCGACCTGGTGGCGGGGAGGGGAGGCACGACCCTGTGCGGACTCGCGGTCACGGCCCCGACCCACCCGCCACCGAGGTACCCCGACGGGTGTCGGCCCACCTGCGCGTTGTGCGATGCCGCGTGGCGACGTGCCGAAGGAATCCCGATACGCGCGGAAGGTCGACCTTCCGCGAAGTCCGTAGCGGACGCGCGAGGAAAGCCGCCCCGAGAGTCGGAATCGAAGCGACCCCATCCGCGACAATCCCCCTAGAGCAACGAAAGGTGCAAGGAACGCAGCCGAGACGACGGTTCGACGCCCAGCTCGCGGACCAAAGTGGTGCGCAACGTCCGATAAGCCTCAAGTGCCTGGAACTGGCGGCCCGAACGCGCCAACGCGGTCATGTGGTGGGCGCACAGGTTCTCGTTCAGCGGGTGGCGGGCGGTCAGCACGGCCAGTTCGCTCAACAGCACGTGGTGCCGCCCGCACCGCAGCTCGGCGTCGATCCGACACTCCACTGTGGACAGTCGGCTGTCCTCCAGCCTGGTCACCTCGATGGACAGCGAGTCCCCCGTGGGCACGTCCACCAGGGCCGGTCCGCGCCACAGGTCCAACGCCGCCCGGAAGTGGTGGGCCGCGGTCTCGTGGTCGGCGCGCTCGACGGCCTCCCGCCCCGCCTCCACCAGGCGTTCGTAGTCGGCCACGTCGACCGCCGTCGACGGCACGTCCAGCACGTAGCCGCCGAAACGCGTACCCAACGCGTCGCACCCGGCGTCGCGCATCAACCGGCGCAGCTGCTTCACATAAGTCTGAAGCGTGGCGTGCGCGCTGCGCGGCGGCCGGTCCCCCCACAGTTCCGCGAACAGCGTCGGCACCGGCACGACCCGGCCCGCACGCACCGCCAGCAGCGCGAACACCTGACGCGGCTTCGCCGCGGACGGCAGCACGGAACGGTGGTGCTCGGTCGCCTCCAACATGCCCAGAACCCTGATCTCCATCGCCGTTCCTCCCCTCGGCACCCGTTCGAGCCAAGTGGACCCCACGAACGGGCCGGCGCCCCAGTGGGCGGCACACCAGTCGGGGGTGAAAATCTCATGTCCGCTCCCGTTACGGCCGCACTACCGGCGACTTCGCCCGGCTCAGCAGAATTCCGACCATCAGATCACGGGCCGCCACCCGAGGAGCCGAGATGAACACCGACGCCATCACCGCCACCACCACCGACTGCGACCTCGTCATCCACGAGTTCGACCGCCCGAGCACGCTCGCCCTGGACTTCCTCGCGTTCAGCGTGCACACCTCCGGCCCGACGGCCGCCGCACCCGCCCTCGCGGTGTGAGCCGGAGCCGGCCGTGCGCACCCGGGAACGGATCGCGTTCAAGCGTCACCTCAAGACCGAGATCGTGCCCGGCGAGGCCGTCTACCTCGTCTCCGACGACCACGTGACGACCCTCCAGGGCCGGCACGTCGAAGCGCTCGCACCACTGCTCGACGGCACCCGCACGCCCGACCGCGTGCTCGCCGACCTGCCCGCCGACATCCCCGCGGACCAGGCCCGGCGCCTGCTCGACCGGCTGGACGCGGCGGGGTTGACCACCCTGCTGCCCGACGACGACCCCGAAGACGACCCCGAGGCGGCGTACTGGGACGCCGCCCGCCTGGCCGCACCGCGCGGCCGGGTCCGGGTCGTCCGGGTCGGCGACGTCCCCTTCGACACCACGGTCGACGCCCTGCGTCGCGCCGGACTGCACGTCACCGACGACGACGCCGACTTCACGATCGTCGTCTGCCGCGACTACCTCGACCCCGGCCTGCGCGTCGTCGACCGCGGCACGACGCCGTGGCTCCCGGTCAAACCGACCGGTGCGCGGGCCTGGGTCGGCCCGGTCTTCACCCCCGGCGACGGCCCGTGCCGCCGCTGTCTGGTCACCCGACTCGCCGCCAACCGCCCGGCCGAGGCGCACCTGTGCGCCTCGCTCGGGCGGCCCGGGCCGCTGGCCCGGCCGCTCGTCGGCCTGGCACCGGTCGCCGCGATCGCCTGCCATACCGCCGCACTGGAGGCGGCGAAGTGGCTGGCCGGGCACCGCCCGACGGGCCGCCGTGCCATCTGGGAGTTCGACAGCCTCGACCTGCGCGGCAACCGCCACGAGGTGTCCCGGCTGCCGCAGTGCCCCGAGTGCGGCGACCCCGGCGTGTGCCAGGAGCGCAACACCGCACCGGTGCTCCTGCGCTCCCGCACCAAGCGCTCCGTGGACGGCGGCGGGCACCGGTCCGCCTCGCCCGGCGAGGTGCTCGACCGCTACCGCCACCTGGTCGGCCCGGTCACCGGCGTGGTCCGGGACATCCGCCGGGACGACCGCGGCCACGCGTTCTTCAACTCCTACCGCTCCGGGACGAACACCGCGGTCGGTCCCACCGGCCTGGCCGCGTTGCGCTCCACTTTGCGCTGCGAGAACGGCGGCAAGGGCGTCACGCCGCTGCACGCCGAGGTCGGCGCGCTGTGCGAGGCGCTCGAACGGCACAGCGCCGTGCACCGGGGGGACGAGACCGTGGTGCGCGGCAGCTTCGACTGCCTCGACGACGCGGTGCACCCCGACTCCGTCCAGCTCTACGACCCGCGCCAGTACGTCGACCGGCATGCCTACAACGCCGCGCACTCCGCGTTCCAGCACGTGCCCGAGCCGTTCGACGACCGCGAGGTCCTCGACTGGACGCCGGTGTGGTCGCTGACCGCGCGACGCCACCGACTGCTGCCCACCGGCATGCTCTACTACGGTGCGCCCTCCCCCGCGTCCGTCACCGCGAACTCCAACGGGTGCGCCGCCGGGAGCAGCCTGGAGGACGCCGTCCTCCAGGGGATGTTGGAGATCGTGGAGCGCGACGCGATCGCGCTCTGGTGGTACAACCGCACCCGCATGCCCGCGGTCGACCTCGACGCGGCGGGCGACCCGTTCGTCGACGAACTGCGGGACGTGTACGCCGGACTCGACCGCGAGGTGTGGGTACTGGACCTGACCGCGGACCTGGGCATCCCGGTGCTGGCCGCGGTCTCGCGCCGGATCGGCGGGCCGCACGACGACGTCATGTTCGGGTTCGGGGCGCACCTGGACCCGAAGGTGGCGCTGCGCCGGGCGTTGACCGAGTTGAACCAGGTCATGCCGGCGGTGTGCGCGTTGCGCGAGGAGGACCGGCCGGGGTTGGACGTTGACCTGCGGAACTGGCTGCGGGACTGCACGGCCGACAACCAGCCGTACCTGCGGCCCGACCCGGTGCTGCCGGTCCGGCGGCCGGGCGACTTCGGGTACACGCCCGACGACGACCTGCTGACCGACGTCGAGGCCGTCCGGTCCACGTTGGAGCGGCGCGGCATGGAGGTGCTGGTGCTCGACCAGACGCGGCCCGACATCGGGTTGCCCGTCGTGAAGGTGGTCGTGCCCGGCATGCGGCACCACTGGTCGAGGCTCGGTCCGGGCCGGCTCTACGACGTGCCGGTGGAGCTGGGCCGGGTCGCCCGACCCGTCGCGTACGAGGAGACCAACCCGGTGCCGATGTTCCTGTGACCGGTGCCGGGCACGTGGGCCGGCAGAACTGGAGAAGCACCCGTGACATCCGAGTTCCCTTCCGGGAAGCCGCTGTTCTCGCTCCTGGAAGGCACGAGAGTCAGTGCCGGACGGCACCGGTTGACGGTGCACGGGCGGTGGGCCGACATCGACGTCGAGGACGACAGTCCGCTGGTACGCGAGGCGTTGTACCGGATGAGCCTGGGACCGGTGTCGCTGGAGCACATCCCGGTGCTGTTCGCCGAGTACAACCGGTGGTTGGCCGACGGGTTCTGCGGCCCGGAGTGGCCGCGGCTGAAACTGGCCCTCGACGGGCTTGGCGGGTGCGTGGTGCCGTCGCTGGGGTTGCACGACGGCGCGGGACCGACCCTGTCCCTCGTCGCCGTCGTCGGCCACGCGGAGTTCCACTGGCCGAGCATCGACGACAAGGAGTGCGTCGAACTGCTGCCGGGCACCCGGATCGGCGAGTACGACGGCGAACGGGCGCTGCTGCGTCGTGGCGCACCCTACGCCGTCGTGCTGCACCGCGCGCCCGCGGACCGGATCGCGGAGCTGCTGGCGAACGGCCCGACCACGGTCGTGGAGCTGGCCGACCGGCTGGGTGTGGACCGGCCGTTGGTCGCCGACGTGGTCGCCTACCTCGCGAGCGCGGGCGTTTTGTACGCCACTGACCAATTCCCACCCGGTGGGGATCCGCCGTACCGACGGTAAAATCACGGCTCGCAGTCGGCGACTGCGAGTTCCCTCTCCGGCTTGGGAGCACCTTGTGGCAGGAAGCCTCGATCCAGCACGACCGACCGGGCACGGCGCCGCCGGCCTCGCACCGCGCCTCACGTTGCTGGTCGTGACGGTCGTCTTCGGCGGCTTCGTCGTGAACGCGGCCCAGTACGTGGTCGCGGAGAGCACGGCGCTCGCGCACGTCGCGCCGGCCGCGTTCTGCCTGACCGTGATGATGGTGCTCCAGCTCGGCTTCTTCGCCACGCCCACGGCCGACGTGCGCAACGCCGTCGGCTACGCGGCGTTGGTGGTGCAGGCCGCCGTGGTGCTCGGCCCGATCGCCCTGTACGGCGAGGGCTGGACCGGAATGCCGGGGTTCCTGGCCGGCGACGTGCTGCTGGTGCTGCGCCCACCCGCCGGGTGGGTGCTGTTCGCGCTGATCGCGGCGGCCAACGGGTACGCCCAGTACCGGCTCACCGACGTGCCGCTGGAAGCCGTCTACATCACGACCCTGACCGCGGTGATCGGCCTGGTCGTCTACGGCCTGTCGCGCCTGCGGGGTCTGGTGCGGGAACTGGCCGACGCCCGGTCGGAACTGGCCGGTCTCGCCGTGGCGCGGGAACGCCTGCGGTTCGCCCGTGACCTGCACGACCTGCTCGGGTTCTCGCTGTCGGCGGTCACGCTCAAGGCGGAGCTGGCCTACCGGCTGGTGCCGGGCCGCAAGGACCACGCCCGGCGGGAGCTGGCCGAGATCCTCGACATCTCGCGGCAGGCGCTGGCCGACGTGCGCGCGGTCGCGTCGTCGTACCGGGAGCTGTCGCTGGACGACGAGCTGGCGTCCGCGCGGTCGGTGTTGACCGCGGCCGAGGTCGTCGTCTCCGTGCGGTGCACGGCGGGCGAGTTACCGACCCGGACCCGGACCGTGCTCGCGACCGTGGTGCGCGAGGGCGTCACGAACCTGTTGCGGCACAGCAAAGCCGAGACGTGCGACATCGTCGCGACGGCCACGGCCGACGGCGTGTCGATCGAGATCGTCAACGACGGCGTGCGGCCGGTGCCCGAGGAACGCCCGGACGGCAACGGGATCCGCAACCTCACCGCACGCGTGGAGGCGTTGGGCGGCACGCTCACCGCGGGCCCCGGACCGGACGACACCTACCGGTTGCACGCCGTGGTGCCGCACCTGTCCGAGGACGGGGACCAGGCCGACGCGACGCCCGACCCGCGCCGTGGCCAGGCCATGGCACCCCGGATCGGCACGTTGATCGCCACCGCCGTGTTCACCGGCTACGCGGTGATCGGCTCGGTGTTCGTCGTGGTCTCGAAGGCGGAGCCGGCCGGGCAGGTCTTCGCCGAGGCGTGCGTGCTGGCCTCGTTGGCGCTGGTGCTCGGGTTCTTCAGCCGCCCCGAGGCCCGGGTCCGCTCGCCCCTGGGCTACGCCCTGCTGGGCGTGCTGGCCCTGGTCACGTACCTGCCGGGCCTGCTGCTGGCCGATCCCTACCTGGGACTGCACGGCCTGCTCGCGGGCAGCCTGCTGGTGGCGCTGCGCGCCCGGGTCGGGCTGCCGCTGTTCTTCGCCGTGGTCGTGAGCGCGGGCGTCATCCACCTGCTGGAGGGCGGCGGCGCGATCAACGTGACGTACGGCTTCCTGGTCACGGTCAACCACGGCCTGGTCGTGTTCGCGTTGTCCCGGCTGCGGTCCATGGTCAGCGACCTGCACGAGGCACGGTCCGAACTGGCCGATCTCGCGGTGACCGGCGAACGGCTCCGGTTCGCCCGCGACCTGCACGACCTGCTCGGGTACTCGCTGTCGGCGATCACGCTCAAGACCGAGCTGACGCAGCGGCTGGTGGACCGCGATCCCGGCCGTGCGCAACAGGAGCTGTCCGGCATCCTCGACGTGTCCCGCCAGGCGTTGGCCGACGTCCGCGCCGTGGCCACCTCCTACCGGGAACTGTCGCTGGACGAGGAGATCTCGTCCGCGCGCGACCTGCTGACCGCCTCCGACATCGCGGTGACCGTGCGGGTCGAACCGGTCGAGCTGCCGCCGGACGTGCGGACCGTGCTGGCCACGGTGTTGCGCGAGGGCATCGCGAACCTGTTGCGGCACAGCCATGCCACGCGCTGCGGCATCACGCTGGCGCACGAGGACGGTGTCCTGGTGCTGGACGTGGTGAACGACGGCGTGCGCCGGGCCGGCGGCACGACCCGTGCGCGGGTGACCGCGGCCGTCGGCGGAAGCGGTTCGGGCATCCGCAACCTGACGGTCCGGGTGACCGGGGTGGGCGGCACGCTGTGCGCCGGTGTCGAGGAGGACGACGTCTACCGGCTGCGGGCCGAGATCCCGCGGTAGGTCGTTCCGGGAGTCACGAATCCCTTGTCGTCGCGGGCGAATGCCCGGCCAGGGCACGAGAACGCCGGTCCACCGCGGTGGACCGGCTTCGTCGCGGGGGTCAGATCCAGCCCGCGTCGGCCGCGATGCGGACCGCGTCGACCCGGTTGCGGGCGTTGAGCTTGCCGACGATCGCGGTCAGGTAGTTGCGGACCGTCCCGGCGGACAGGGACAGCGCGCGGGCGATGTCCGGCGCGTCCGTGCCGATCGCGGTCAGCCGCAGGACTTCCAGTTCCCGGTCGGTCAACGGGCACTCGCCGCGGTCCCAGGCCGCCAGGGCGAGCTGCGAGTCGACGACCCGCCGACCGGCGGCGACGTCGCGGATCGCGTCGGCCAGCCGCGCGGGCGGCGCGTCCTTGAGGATGAATCCGTCCACACCGGCCGCCAGTGCCCGGCGCAGCGTTCCCGGCCTGGCCAGGGACGTCAGCATCAGCGTGCGCACGCCGGGTAAGGCGGTGCGGATGTCGAGCGCAGCCGTGAGGCCGTCGAGCACGGGCAGGTCGATGTCGATGACGGCGACATCGGGCTCGTGGCGGCGGACCATCGGGACGATCTGGTCGCCCGACTCCACCTCCACCACCACTTCGATGTCGGGTTCCAGGTCCAGCAACGCGACCAGTGCACCCCGGACCATGTGCATGTCCTCGGCCAACAAGACCCTGATCATCCGAGCCGTTTCCCCTCCACGAGGTCCGCCACATGGTAGCGCCGGGCCGTCCGGCGCCGCCGCGCGACGCGCGTCCGCTGTCAGGACGCGAACGTGTGCAGAACGTTCACGTCCGGTACATCCAAAGTGGAATCGGCGTGCAGCACGGCTTCGTGCAGCCGCCGCAACCGTTCCGACGGCACCAGGCCCAGCCGGTCGACCATCCGCTCGTGCAGGGCGCGGTACGACTCCAGCGCACGCCACGGCCGACCGGCGCGGTAGAGCGCGATCATGTGCTGGGCGTGGAAGTTCTCGTTCATCGGGTGCTGCGCGGTGAGCAGCGACAGGTCGGCCAGGACGCCGCGGTGGCGGCCCAGCGACAGGTCGAGGTCGATCCGCGTCTCCTGTACGCCCAGCCGCGCCTCCTCCAGCCGTGCGACCTCCTCGGCCAGGCGGGGACCGATCCGCACGTCCGCGAGCACCGGGCCACGCCACACCGCGAGGGCCTGCCCGAGCAGCGCGGACGCCTCCTCGGGCAACCCCGCGTCGACCGCGTCGCGACCAGCCGTCGCCAGGCGCTCGAACGTGGTCACGTCGACCGCGGCCGGGTCCAGGTCGAGCAGGTAGCCGCCGTAGCGCGTGACGAGCAGGTCCTTGGCCGACGTCGCGCCGGCCGCCGCGTCGATCCGTCGGCGCACGCGCAGCACGTAGGTCTGGAGCGTGGTCACGGCGCTGCGCGGCGGCTCGGCACCCCACAGCTCCTCGATCAGGTCGGCCATCGTCACGACCCGGCCCGCGTGCAGGCCGAGCAGGGCCAGCAGTTGACGCGGTTTGCTCGCCGTCGGGGTCACCGGCACGCCGGCCAGCCTCGCCTCCAACGGTCCCAGCACCTTGATCTGCATGAGGTCTCTCCCCCGGATGAAGTGCGGTCCACGGACTACAAGTCCACCCGAACGGCGACCCTTCGCACCACATACGGCCACACGTAATCGGTGTGATCGCACAACGCGGAGACCATGAAATCGTCATCGGAAATGGCGATCCGGGGATGATCGGACCACCCCGACTGCTCCGCTCGCCGGTCACCGTCGATGCGTGCGCCGGTAGAATTCCCGGCACGGATACTCCCGGGGGGAGGAATGGCCGTGGCACACCTTCCTCCCGCGTTCGGGTCGCTACGCCGGAGCGCCGCACGGGCCGCCGTCGTCGTCGCGTGCGCACTGGCCGTCGCCGAGGTGATCCGGCTGCTGCTCACCGATCTTTCCCCGCACCGGGTCGCGATGGCCGCGGCGGTGGTGCCGGCGACCGCCCTGCAGTTGCACCGGTTCACGCCATCGTCGGCGAAACCCCGGTTCGCGGCGTTCGGTGTGCTGGTGGTCCTGGTGTTCGCGCCGGTGCTGTCGGCGCGGGAGCCGTGGATCGCGTTGCCCGGGTTCGTCGCGGCGGCGGCACTGGGCGTGTTCGCGGTGGTCCCCGGCCTGGTGATCGCGACGGCGACGGTCGTCGCCTCGGGCGCGACGCACCTGGGCGGCGGGCCGAACGCCGTAGTGTCCGGTGTCGTCGCGACCACGCTGGCCGCGCTCGTGCTGTACGGCCCGACCTGGCTCGCGACCGCCGCGGACCCCGACTCCGCGCGGTCGGCGGTGGCCGCCGAACGCCGTCGGGTGGCCCGCGATCTGCACGACCTGCTCGGTTCCGGGTTGTCGGCGATCACCGTGCAGGGCGAGTTGGCGAACCGGCTGCTGCCGGAGGACCCGCTGCGCGCCAAGGAGTGCGTGACCGAGGTCGTGGACATCGCGCGGCACGCGTTGGGCGACGTCCGTTCCCTGGCGTTGGAGTTCCGGACGCCGTCCGTGCCCGAGGTGTTCGCGTCGGCGCGGGCGTTGCTGACGGCGGCCCAGGTCGCCGTGCGCCTGGACGTCGACGACCGCGAGGTTCCCGAGCCCGCCGCGACCGTGGTGGCCAAGCTGGTGCGCGAGGGCGTGACGAACGTGGTCCGGCACAGCCGGGCGACCCGGTGCGAGATCGCGTTGCGGCGTGACGGCCGAGGTCTGGAGCTGGACATCGTGAACGACGGCGCCCCCGCGTGCGCGGGCATGCCCGGCAGCGGCGTGCGGAACATGACCGAACGCGTGCGCGAGATCGGCGGCGTGCTCACGGTCGAACGCCTCGACGGCGACCTGTTCCGCCTGCGCGCCCGGGTTCCCCTGGGCGCGTCCGGCGGGCTGACCGGCTAGTAGCGCAGGAGCAGGTACTCCTTGGGGTTCGCGCCCGTGCCCGGCGCGTAGCACTCGCCGTTGGTCCGCACGGCCTGGTAGGTGTAGCCGGACGGCAGGCCGCACGCCCACGTGCCGGTCAGGTTCCGCTTGGCCGGGTCGGCGAGCACGAATTCGAGGTTGTAGAAGCCCTTCAACGGGCAGGCCACGTTGGTCCGGGACGCCGTGTAGGTGAGACCGGCCGGCACCTCGCAGGCGGCGGTGCCGGTGAGGTCGTAGCGGACGTAGTCGAGCAGCAGGTACTCCACCGAGGTCGGCACGCCGCCGCACGCCATGTTGTCCCGCAGGCGGGCATAGGTGTAACCGGGCGGCACGGAACACGCGTACGTGCCGTGCAGACTGGCTGTGCGG includes the following:
- a CDS encoding MarR family transcriptional regulator; this translates as MTSEFPSGKPLFSLLEGTRVSAGRHRLTVHGRWADIDVEDDSPLVREALYRMSLGPVSLEHIPVLFAEYNRWLADGFCGPEWPRLKLALDGLGGCVVPSLGLHDGAGPTLSLVAVVGHAEFHWPSIDDKECVELLPGTRIGEYDGERALLRRGAPYAVVLHRAPADRIAELLANGPTTVVELADRLGVDRPLVADVVAYLASAGVLYATDQFPPGGDPPYRR
- a CDS encoding sensor histidine kinase, coding for MTVVFGGFVVNAAQYVVAESTALAHVAPAAFCLTVMMVLQLGFFATPTADVRNAVGYAALVVQAAVVLGPIALYGEGWTGMPGFLAGDVLLVLRPPAGWVLFALIAAANGYAQYRLTDVPLEAVYITTLTAVIGLVVYGLSRLRGLVRELADARSELAGLAVARERLRFARDLHDLLGFSLSAVTLKAELAYRLVPGRKDHARRELAEILDISRQALADVRAVASSYRELSLDDELASARSVLTAAEVVVSVRCTAGELPTRTRTVLATVVREGVTNLLRHSKAETCDIVATATADGVSIEIVNDGVRPVPEERPDGNGIRNLTARVEALGGTLTAGPGPDDTYRLHAVVPHLSEDGDQADATPDPRRGQAMAPRIGTLIATAVFTGYAVIGSVFVVVSKAEPAGQVFAEACVLASLALVLGFFSRPEARVRSPLGYALLGVLALVTYLPGLLLADPYLGLHGLLAGSLLVALRARVGLPLFFAVVVSAGVIHLLEGGGAINVTYGFLVTVNHGLVVFALSRLRSMVSDLHEARSELADLAVTGERLRFARDLHDLLGYSLSAITLKTELTQRLVDRDPGRAQQELSGILDVSRQALADVRAVATSYRELSLDEEISSARDLLTASDIAVTVRVEPVELPPDVRTVLATVLREGIANLLRHSHATRCGITLAHEDGVLVLDVVNDGVRRAGGTTRARVTAAVGGSGSGIRNLTVRVTGVGGTLCAGVEEDDVYRLRAEIPR
- a CDS encoding response regulator transcription factor — its product is MIRVLLAEDMHMVRGALVALLDLEPDIEVVVEVESGDQIVPMVRRHEPDVAVIDIDLPVLDGLTAALDIRTALPGVRTLMLTSLARPGTLRRALAAGVDGFILKDAPPARLADAIRDVAAGRRVVDSQLALAAWDRGECPLTDRELEVLRLTAIGTDAPDIARALSLSAGTVRNYLTAIVGKLNARNRVDAVRIAADAGWI
- a CDS encoding AfsR/SARP family transcriptional regulator, which encodes MQIKVLGPLEARLAGVPVTPTASKPRQLLALLGLHAGRVVTMADLIEELWGAEPPRSAVTTLQTYVLRVRRRIDAAAGATSAKDLLVTRYGGYLLDLDPAAVDVTTFERLATAGRDAVDAGLPEEASALLGQALAVWRGPVLADVRIGPRLAEEVARLEEARLGVQETRIDLDLSLGRHRGVLADLSLLTAQHPMNENFHAQHMIALYRAGRPWRALESYRALHERMVDRLGLVPSERLRRLHEAVLHADSTLDVPDVNVLHTFAS
- a CDS encoding sensor histidine kinase, with amino-acid sequence MAHLPPAFGSLRRSAARAAVVVACALAVAEVIRLLLTDLSPHRVAMAAAVVPATALQLHRFTPSSAKPRFAAFGVLVVLVFAPVLSAREPWIALPGFVAAAALGVFAVVPGLVIATATVVASGATHLGGGPNAVVSGVVATTLAALVLYGPTWLATAADPDSARSAVAAERRRVARDLHDLLGSGLSAITVQGELANRLLPEDPLRAKECVTEVVDIARHALGDVRSLALEFRTPSVPEVFASARALLTAAQVAVRLDVDDREVPEPAATVVAKLVREGVTNVVRHSRATRCEIALRRDGRGLELDIVNDGAPACAGMPGSGVRNMTERVREIGGVLTVERLDGDLFRLRARVPLGASGGLTG